A genomic window from Chitinivibrio alkaliphilus ACht1 includes:
- a CDS encoding lectin-like domain-containing protein, whose protein sequence is MYYLFTFSVAQITFGNEGRLTSDGVVSFSYDDFSDLSAWQINEDAIDSPVSDQGRDVLRLTESRATQAGSAFITERIHLVGDDGDFNASFSAYFTFRIHDNGGYSDALNNHISGADGLAFVVQPLSNTAGESGGSMGYQGIQQSVAVEFDTWNNSMSHRTPDPCNNHVGIYWQNRIHPFIHGEATSLPQEHLMKNGEIWHAWVDYNGTTEEMEVRVSRSGSRPDVPIHTENIDLPEILGRPDVFVGFTSATGAAYSRHDILSFYFTNRYEPYDASLISDQTFTIPEQSPAGTEVGVLTLEKPVDILTARDLPEEFFFDEETGQITVSPTASLVYNEQNNYHFTVNAFAEHVESPQDTLQIHDTAEVTIYLERLPLKTTLFAEEYRQSTTLEEAKNTPHTFTTETHEVPLYLRDEDGEEVEISRTERVYYSRGGDAPEIGVNPYETPLLLTSSDTIRAVATTGDAYEDPREGFWVYEQDLPAALLYGNDQVQDNSVDAAYENRQFFTTSQHEVTLDLRDEDGELIPLGDDDAIYYARGNTEPVIGENPYDEPFIITSGDTIRALARV, encoded by the coding sequence ATTTATTATCTTTTTACTTTTTCCGTTGCCCAAATCACGTTTGGTAATGAGGGAAGACTTACATCGGATGGAGTAGTCAGTTTTTCCTATGATGATTTTTCGGATCTTTCTGCTTGGCAAATTAATGAAGATGCCATTGATTCCCCAGTGTCTGATCAAGGGCGGGATGTACTGAGACTCACCGAATCACGGGCAACTCAAGCTGGCAGTGCCTTTATAACTGAACGTATCCACTTAGTTGGTGATGATGGTGATTTTAATGCATCCTTCAGTGCTTATTTCACCTTTCGTATTCATGATAATGGTGGCTATTCTGATGCGCTTAACAATCATATCAGCGGAGCAGACGGTCTTGCCTTTGTAGTGCAACCGCTATCAAACACAGCTGGTGAGAGCGGTGGTTCAATGGGGTACCAGGGTATTCAGCAGAGTGTTGCTGTTGAGTTTGATACATGGAATAATAGTATGAGTCACCGAACGCCGGATCCCTGCAATAATCATGTCGGCATCTATTGGCAAAATAGAATTCACCCTTTTATTCATGGAGAGGCCACTTCTCTTCCACAGGAACATCTCATGAAAAACGGAGAAATATGGCATGCTTGGGTGGATTATAATGGTACAACAGAGGAAATGGAGGTTCGTGTCAGCAGATCGGGTTCACGTCCCGACGTTCCCATCCACACCGAGAATATCGATCTTCCTGAAATATTGGGACGCCCCGATGTCTTTGTAGGGTTTACCTCTGCTACAGGAGCTGCGTACAGTCGCCACGATATTCTCTCCTTCTATTTTACGAATCGCTATGAACCCTATGACGCCTCACTTATTTCAGATCAAACCTTTACAATTCCTGAGCAAAGCCCCGCTGGCACAGAGGTTGGCGTTCTTACTCTTGAAAAGCCAGTTGACATCCTTACAGCTCGTGATCTCCCAGAGGAGTTTTTCTTTGATGAAGAAACCGGACAAATCACGGTTTCCCCCACGGCTTCTCTTGTATACAATGAACAAAACAACTATCATTTCACTGTGAATGCCTTTGCTGAACATGTTGAGTCGCCGCAGGATACACTTCAGATACATGATACGGCAGAAGTAACAATCTATCTTGAACGCCTCCCGCTCAAAACGACCCTCTTTGCAGAGGAGTACCGCCAGTCAACTACTCTGGAAGAAGCAAAAAACACCCCGCATACCTTCACAACGGAAACACATGAAGTTCCACTGTATTTACGCGACGAGGATGGAGAAGAAGTGGAGATTTCCCGCACAGAACGTGTGTATTACAGTCGTGGCGGCGACGCACCTGAGATTGGCGTGAACCCGTACGAAACTCCCTTACTTCTTACATCCTCTGATACAATTCGCGCAGTGGCAACTACGGGAGATGCCTATGAAGACCCCCGAGAAGGATTTTGGGTGTATGAACAAGATCTTCCCGCTGCGCTGCTCTACGGCAACGATCAAGTGCAAGATAACAGTGTTGATGCAGCCTATGAGAACCGGCAGTTTTTCACAACATCACAGCATGAAGTGACCCTTGACCTTCGTGATGAAGATGGAGAGCTCATTCCCCTTGGGGATGACGATGCGATTTATTACGCCCGTGGCAATACTGAACCCGTGATTGGTGAAAATCCATATGATGAACCCTTTATAATTACTTCCGGTGATACAATCCGTGCTCTTGCACGGGTGGA